The DNA region CCTTTCCTTCCGCTCCTGCCCCGAGGTCGACCGCGCCGCGTGCCGCCGCGACCGGCTTGTCATGCCTCCCGTCCGCTGAAAGCTTCCCATGCTGGTCCTGCGCAGTTCCGACGCCTCTCCCTTCGGCCGCAAGGTCAAGATCGCGGCGCATATTCTGGGTCTGTTTGATCGTCTGCAGATCGTCGCCACCGATACGGCCGATCCGTCGGACGCCATCCGCCAGCAGAACCCGCTCGGCAAGATCCCGGCGCTGATCCTCGAGGATGGGACGGTGCTCTATGATTCCCGCGTCATCGTCGACTATCTCGACCATCTCGCCGGGGCCGGCCGGATCGTACCGATCGAAGCGGCCCGCCGCTATCCGGCGCTGGTGATGCAGGCGCTGGCCGACGGCATTCTCGATGCGGCATTGCTGCAGGTCTATGAGAAGCGCTGGCGCGAGGCGCCGCTGCATAGCGAGCGCTGGACCGAGCACCAGGCCGGCAAGGTGGCGCGCGGGCTAGCGGCGCTGGCCGAAACCGATCTCTCCGGTGAGACGCATGTCGGCCATATCACCGTCGCCTGCATGCTCGGCTATCTCGACCTGCGGTTCGCCGGAGCATGGCGGGCCGACTATCCGAGCCTCGTCGCCTGGCTCGACGATTTCGCCGAGCGGACCCCTTCCTTTGCCACGACGCGGCCCAAGGGCTGAAGTTACCGCGCCAAGCGCTCGCGGCCGCCTCATCGACCGAACGGAGTTTTCCATGGCATTTTCGATGCGCGACGCCGACCGGCTCGCCGAGATCCTGCATGAGGCGGCGGAGGTGGAGATCATCCCACGCTTCCGGCATTTAGGCACCGGCGCCATTCGCGAGAAGACCTCGGCCGAGGACCTCGTCACCGACGCCGATGTCGCCGCCGAGAAGCACATTGCAGCCGCGCTGGTAAAGGCATTTCCGGGCGCGATCGTCGTCGGCGAGGAAGGCGTTTCCGCCCGGCCGGCGCTGCTCGACGAGTTGGACGGCGCCGAACTCGCTTTCGTGGTCGACCCGGTCGATGGCACCAAGAACTTCGCCTCCGGCCTGCCGCTCTTCGGCGTCATGGCCGCGGTGGTCGCCAAGGGTGAGATCGTCGGCGGTGTCATCCTTGATCCGATCGGCGGCGACTGGTCGATCGGCGTCGCGGGCGAAGGTGCCTTCACCGTCACGAAAGAGGGCACGTGCACGCCGCTCGAAGTCGCCAAGGCCCTGCCGGCCGCGAAGATGACCGGCACCGCGTCCTGGTCGACCCTGCCGGAGCCGTTGCGCTCGCAGCTTTGCGCGAATCTCGCCCATACACGCTCGGCCGCGAACTACCGCTGCGCCGCGCACGAATACCGGATGATCGCCGCCGGCAGCAGCCATTTCGCGTTGTTCTCCAAGATCAATGTCTGGGACCACGCGGCCGGCTGGCTGCTGCATCGCGAGGCCGGCGGCTATTCCGCACGCTTCGACGGCAGCGCCTATCTGCCGGGCCACCGCGACGGCGGCCTTCTGTTCGCGCCCAGCGAGGCAGCCTGGCATGATCTGCATGCGGCTCTGTTCCAGGGAACGGAATACGCGGGCTGAGTTCCGCGAGCTGTTCTCCAAGGCAAGCAAGGCCGGCCCCCCGCCCCTCGCCCGCAATCGGGCGAGGGAATTGGGCGGCGGCCTTCATAGAGCTCGCCGCCGGGAATGAGTCCCCTCTCTCCCGCCTGCGGGTGAGGGCTGGGCTGAGGGCCTTTTCTTCGCATCCGCAAGCGAGCTTGACTCGATCCATGCCTCTTACTTATCCTCTCGGTTAAATTCGGAGGATGTCCATGCGGCCGCTGATTCTGAAGATGTCGATGTCGGCGGATGGCTTCGTCTGCGGGCCGAACAACGAGGTCGAGTGGGTCTTCTCCAGCATGGATGAAGGCGCCAATGGCTGGACGATGGACCTGCTCTGGAATGTCGGCGTCCACATCATGGGCAGCCGCACCTATTACGACATGGCGAGCTACTGGCCCTATTCGGCCGAAATCTATGCTCCGCCCATGAACGAAATTCCGAAGGTCATTTTCAGCCGCAAGGGGCTGATCGAGCCGCCCCGCGCGCGCCTCGCCGTGCAGCAATCGGATGGACAGGCGTCGCCCGGCGAGGCCGTCGCTGATCCCGAACGGCCGCTCTCCCGCTTCGAGGCGGAATGGGCAGAACCGCCCGTCTCGGATGATCTCGCCGGCGAGATTGCGCGGCTGAAGGCGGAGGACGGCAAGCCCATCCTCGCCCATGGCGGCGCCGGCTTCGCGCGCAGCCTGATCGCCGAGGGCCTCGTCGACGAGCTTCGCCTGCTGGTGCATCCGGTGCTGCTCGGCACAGGCAAGTCGATCTTCACCGACCTGCCCAAGCCGACCGATCTGAAGCTCATCAGCGCCACGGTCTTCGGCAGCGGCGCGATCGCGCAGGTTTACAGGCCGGGGTGAGCGTTCCCCGGCCTCTTTGAACCCTCCCCTTGAGGGAGGGCTCAAGCAAGAGCGGCTGATCCGACAGTTCGCCTCAGAACTTGTAGCCGACGCCGGCCCGGATCGTGTTGGTGTTGAGATCGGCATTGGCGCCCGTGCCGAGGCCGGTCTGGTAGAACTCCTTGCCGAAATCGGCGTACTGATATTCGACGCGGGCGATGATGTGGTCGGTAACTGCCGCCTCGACGCCGGCGCCGAGCGTCCAGCCCCAATGGGTGCTGTCCGTCGACATGGCACCGCTGTCGACCGTGGCGCCCGTGACCGCCGCGCCGCCCGTGCCATAGGCGAGGACCCGACCGAAGGAATAGCCGGCGCGCAATCGGGCGGTCGAATCCCAGTTCTGCTTGACGCTGCCATTGGCGCCGTAATTGCCGCTGAGATTGTCCCAGTTCAGATCGGCTTCGGCGCCGAGAACGATGTTGTTGCCGAGGTCGAAATTGTAGCCGCCAAAGCCGCCGAGCTTGGCGCCGTCGACATTCGGCGAGGCGGCGGAGAAGCCGTTGTCGACATTGAAATTGCCCCAGCCATAGCCAAGGATCGCGCCGAGATAGGGGCCGGTCCAGGTGAAGGCCGGAGTGACCGCCAGAGGCGCCGCAGCAGCGGGCTCATAGGTCAGGTCGGCGGCGAAAGCCGAGGCGGAGCCGATGGCGAGCGCCGCGGCGGCGAGGGAGAGGGTGCGGATACGCAGCATCTTTTTCTCCAGCATGCGAGACGAAAACGAGGCGCGACAAGCCCCGTCGCTGGAGCTGAATCAACTGCCGCAATGCGGCGAAACGGGACGGAAAATGGGGCGATATCGGGACATTCGCGATTGTTGCGAGAGGGTCGCATCGCCCGCTTAGGATATTGGAGGAATTCGTCTTTCTCGATTTCGCACGCGCTTCACTGGCGTGGCTGGCCTCATTTCCGGCACAGGCCTTTCCTCCGGTTTACGGAGGTTAAGCCGAGGCGCCGCAGAGTCCGATTTCATTAAGCATGTCGCCAAACCCGCGCTTGCGATGACCGAGGCGCGAGCTCTTCTGCGCCCCTGAGGGAGGCTCCGGGGGGAGACCGGTTTGCAGCGCATCGCCGGCGATGGAGCTTACCGAATCCGCAGCGCCGCCCTATCTACGAACGCGGCAATGAGGGGACGTTCATGGCGGATGCGAAGAAGGCGGCATTGGTGACCGGCGGGGCGCGGCGGATCGGGCGCGCCATCGCGCAGGATCTTGCCGCGAACGGTTTCGCCGTTGCCATCCATTGCTATCATTCCGTGACGGAGGCCGAGGGGCTCGCGGCAGATATCCGCGCCAGCGGCGGCGAGGCGATCGTCGTCACGGCAGACCTTGCCGATCTCGAAGCGGCCCGCGCCCTTCCCGCCGAGGTCGCGGCGCGATTGGGTCCTGCTACACTCCTCGTCAACAACGCCTCGATCTTCGAAGATGACGGCATCGGCAATCTCGATCCGGCTAGGTTCCAGCGCCAATTGGCCGTCAATCTGACGGCGCCGGTGCTGCTCGCCGATGCCTTTGCGAGTGCGCTTCCCGTCCCGCGCGAGGGGCTCGTCGTCAACATGGTCGATCAGCGCGCCTGGAAGACGACGCCAAATTACGTCTCCTACCAGCTATCGAAATCGGCCCTGCTGACCGCGACGCGAACGCTGGCGCAGGGGTTGGCGCCGCGCATCCGCGTCAATGCCATCGGCCCCGGCCCCACCCTGCCCTCGCCGCGCCAGGACCCGGCCGAGTTTCGCAAGCAGGCGGAAGCCGTCCTGCTCGGCCATGGGCCGGAACTCGACGAATTCGGGCGGACGATCCGCTATCTCTATGAGACACGCTCGATCACCGGGCAGATGATCGCACTCGACGGCGGCCAGCATCTTGCCTGGGAGACGCCCGACGTCGTAGGGATCAAAGAGTGAACGACGATCCGACTCAAGCTCCCATTCCCGGCGACGCTGCCGAACCCGAGGCGATCGAGGCGGCCGCCGAAGAGACCCCGTTCGAGGCGGGCGGCGAGCTGACGCCGCGCGGCCAGGGCGCGGCGGTGATCGCCGATTTCGTCACGCGGCTGCCCAACGCGCCCGGCGTCTACCGCATGTTCGACAAGAACGGCACCGTTCTCTATGTCGGCAAGGCGCGGAACCTCAAGAAGCGCGTCACCAGCTATACCCGCATCGGACTGCAGTCGAACCGGATCATCCGCATGATCCAGCAGACGGCGACGATGGAGTTCGTCACGACACGGACCGAGACGGAAGCGCTGCTGCTGGAAGCGAATCTCATCAAGCGCCTGCGGCCGCGCTTTAATGTTCTGCTTCGGGACGACAAGTCGTTTCCCTACATCCTGATCACCGGCGATCACGAGGCGCCGCAGCTCGTCAAGCATCGCGGCGGGCGGGCGCGCAAGGGCGACTACTACGGCCCCTTCGCCTCGGCCGGCGCGGTCGGGCGCACTGTGAACGCCATGCAGCGCGCCTTCCTGATCCGCACCTGCACCGACAGCGTTTATGAGAGCCGCACGCGGCCGTGCCTCCTGTTCCAGATCAAGCGCTGCTCGGCGCCCTGCACGCGGGAGATCTCGCTTCCCGATTATGCCGAACTGGTCAAGGAGGCGAAGGGCTTCCTCTCCGGCAAGTCAAACGCCATCCGCACCGACCTTGCCCGCGCCATGGAGGCGGCCAGCGCCGAACTCGATTTCGAACGCGCCGCGATCTATCGCGACCGCATATCGGCGCTCAGCCATGTTCAGGCGCATCAGGGTATCAACCCGCAAAGCGTCGACGAAGCGGATGTCATCGCCGTCGCCCAGGAGGGCGGGCAGAGCTGCGTGCAGGTGTTCTTCTTCCGCACTGGCCAGAACTGGGGCAACCATGCCTTCTATCCACGCGCCGACAAGAGCCTCGACGCGGCGGAAGTGCTCGGCGCGTTCCTCGCGCAGTTCTACGAGGACAAGCCCTGCCCGCGCCTGATCCTGATCAGCCACGAGGTCGAGGAGATGGATCTC from Kaistia algarum includes:
- a CDS encoding dihydrofolate reductase family protein, with translation MRPLILKMSMSADGFVCGPNNEVEWVFSSMDEGANGWTMDLLWNVGVHIMGSRTYYDMASYWPYSAEIYAPPMNEIPKVIFSRKGLIEPPRARLAVQQSDGQASPGEAVADPERPLSRFEAEWAEPPVSDDLAGEIARLKAEDGKPILAHGGAGFARSLIAEGLVDELRLLVHPVLLGTGKSIFTDLPKPTDLKLISATVFGSGAIAQVYRPG
- a CDS encoding outer membrane protein gives rise to the protein MLRIRTLSLAAAALAIGSASAFAADLTYEPAAAAPLAVTPAFTWTGPYLGAILGYGWGNFNVDNGFSAASPNVDGAKLGGFGGYNFDLGNNIVLGAEADLNWDNLSGNYGANGSVKQNWDSTARLRAGYSFGRVLAYGTGGAAVTGATVDSGAMSTDSTHWGWTLGAGVEAAVTDHIIARVEYQYADFGKEFYQTGLGTGANADLNTNTIRAGVGYKF
- a CDS encoding inositol monophosphatase family protein, with protein sequence MAFSMRDADRLAEILHEAAEVEIIPRFRHLGTGAIREKTSAEDLVTDADVAAEKHIAAALVKAFPGAIVVGEEGVSARPALLDELDGAELAFVVDPVDGTKNFASGLPLFGVMAAVVAKGEIVGGVILDPIGGDWSIGVAGEGAFTVTKEGTCTPLEVAKALPAAKMTGTASWSTLPEPLRSQLCANLAHTRSAANYRCAAHEYRMIAAGSSHFALFSKINVWDHAAGWLLHREAGGYSARFDGSAYLPGHRDGGLLFAPSEAAWHDLHAALFQGTEYAG
- a CDS encoding SDR family oxidoreductase translates to MADAKKAALVTGGARRIGRAIAQDLAANGFAVAIHCYHSVTEAEGLAADIRASGGEAIVVTADLADLEAARALPAEVAARLGPATLLVNNASIFEDDGIGNLDPARFQRQLAVNLTAPVLLADAFASALPVPREGLVVNMVDQRAWKTTPNYVSYQLSKSALLTATRTLAQGLAPRIRVNAIGPGPTLPSPRQDPAEFRKQAEAVLLGHGPELDEFGRTIRYLYETRSITGQMIALDGGQHLAWETPDVVGIKE
- the uvrC gene encoding excinuclease ABC subunit UvrC, which gives rise to MGDARRRRDQRVNDDPTQAPIPGDAAEPEAIEAAAEETPFEAGGELTPRGQGAAVIADFVTRLPNAPGVYRMFDKNGTVLYVGKARNLKKRVTSYTRIGLQSNRIIRMIQQTATMEFVTTRTETEALLLEANLIKRLRPRFNVLLRDDKSFPYILITGDHEAPQLVKHRGGRARKGDYYGPFASAGAVGRTVNAMQRAFLIRTCTDSVYESRTRPCLLFQIKRCSAPCTREISLPDYAELVKEAKGFLSGKSNAIRTDLARAMEAASAELDFERAAIYRDRISALSHVQAHQGINPQSVDEADVIAVAQEGGQSCVQVFFFRTGQNWGNHAFYPRADKSLDAAEVLGAFLAQFYEDKPCPRLILISHEVEEMDLLTDALSEHAGHRVEIAVPKRGEKKDLVDHALANAKEALGRNLAETSSQARLLDGVAAAFGLDASPRRIEVYDNSHIMGTNAVGGMIVAGPLGFVKNQYRKFNIRSEEITPGDDFGMMREVLTRRFSRLVKEHGSREAAPRDEDGFGPWPDLVFIDGGAGQLSAARGILEELGLTEDVPLVGIAKGPDRDAGREKFFIPGREAFMLQPRDPVLYFVQRLRDEAHRFAIGTHRAKRKASLSKSPLDEIDGIGPTRKRALLAHFGTAKSVARASIPDLMSAPGVSAQMAQTIYDFFHEGGE
- a CDS encoding glutathione S-transferase family protein; translation: MLVLRSSDASPFGRKVKIAAHILGLFDRLQIVATDTADPSDAIRQQNPLGKIPALILEDGTVLYDSRVIVDYLDHLAGAGRIVPIEAARRYPALVMQALADGILDAALLQVYEKRWREAPLHSERWTEHQAGKVARGLAALAETDLSGETHVGHITVACMLGYLDLRFAGAWRADYPSLVAWLDDFAERTPSFATTRPKG